One genomic window of Candidatus Melainabacteria bacterium includes the following:
- a CDS encoding slipin family protein, protein MLIELGIAAAVLYVLSGVKVIKEYDRLVVFTLGKVNNVIGPGIQVVFPGIQNTKKVDLRIITMGVPMQEIITKDNISCKTAAVCFFQITDPYKAVTKIEDPITATNQIAQTTLRSILGQHELDEILTERDAINAKLSDIIDRQTEGWGIKVIAVELKDVEIPEQMQRAMARQAEAERERRAKIVAAEGEFQAAERLAAAANVIASQPGAMQLRQLQTMVEISSEQKSTVIIPIPMELLEFAKNAVPKQSIKVVADEKNPVE, encoded by the coding sequence GTGTTAATTGAACTAGGAATTGCAGCAGCAGTCTTGTATGTTCTCTCCGGTGTAAAAGTCATCAAAGAATATGACAGGCTGGTCGTCTTCACTCTTGGCAAAGTGAACAATGTGATTGGACCAGGCATTCAGGTAGTTTTTCCCGGTATTCAGAATACGAAAAAAGTGGATCTGCGCATCATCACGATGGGCGTTCCGATGCAGGAAATTATCACCAAAGACAATATTTCCTGTAAAACTGCAGCGGTGTGTTTCTTCCAAATTACCGATCCGTACAAAGCGGTAACCAAAATCGAAGACCCAATCACAGCCACGAATCAGATTGCGCAAACGACATTGCGCAGCATTCTCGGTCAACACGAATTGGACGAGATCCTGACGGAGCGAGATGCAATCAACGCCAAGCTGTCAGATATCATCGACAGACAAACTGAAGGCTGGGGCATCAAAGTTATCGCAGTCGAGCTGAAAGACGTTGAAATTCCCGAGCAGATGCAGCGAGCCATGGCAAGACAAGCTGAAGCAGAACGAGAACGGCGAGCCAAAATCGTGGCTGCAGAAGGAGAATTTCAGGCAGCTGAAAGATTGGCAGCTGCAGCCAATGTAATTGCATCTCAACCGGGCGCAATGCAATTGAGACAATTGCAGACCATGGTGGAGATCTCATCTGAACAGAAATCAACAGTGATCATTCCGATCCCCATGGAACTGCTCGAATTCGCAAAAAATGCTGTACCCAAGCAATCAATCAAAGTGGTAGCTGATGAAAAAAATCCGGTCGAATAG
- a CDS encoding cyclase family protein — translation MTKIVDLTRPLVMLDKDKFPESLSPLYRIISPDIEFVGHAEGAKIMGHIFGCSDSDLPEGEGWAEDNVSISSHLGTHVDAPWHYGSKCGGAPAKTVDQIPLEDLYCDAVVLDMSAKKLTGQSITIEDVQKALQAVSYTIKPGDAVLIRTDHDKFDLLDPSRYAYPGMTRESTLWLIEQGAKIGGTDAFGWDRPFTVMVQDFQTSGDKSKIWDAHYAARESEFYIVQQLANLDKLPPHGFKVAFFPIPFVGASAAQTRAVAFLQ, via the coding sequence ATGACAAAAATTGTTGACCTGACTCGTCCGTTGGTAATGCTGGATAAAGATAAGTTTCCCGAATCGCTATCGCCTCTTTATCGCATAATCTCTCCAGACATTGAGTTTGTCGGACACGCCGAGGGCGCCAAAATCATGGGGCACATTTTTGGATGCAGTGATAGTGACCTTCCAGAAGGCGAAGGTTGGGCCGAAGATAACGTATCTATTTCCAGTCACCTGGGCACTCATGTTGATGCTCCGTGGCACTATGGCAGCAAGTGTGGCGGGGCGCCGGCGAAGACTGTTGACCAGATTCCTCTTGAGGATTTGTATTGTGATGCTGTGGTGCTTGATATGAGTGCGAAGAAGTTGACCGGACAATCTATTACTATTGAGGACGTGCAAAAGGCATTACAGGCGGTGTCATATACAATCAAGCCTGGTGATGCGGTGCTGATTCGCACCGACCATGATAAGTTCGATCTGCTTGACCCGTCACGCTACGCCTATCCCGGCATGACCAGAGAATCTACGCTCTGGCTGATTGAGCAGGGCGCAAAAATCGGCGGTACTGATGCATTCGGTTGGGACCGTCCATTCACGGTGATGGTGCAAGACTTTCAAACCAGTGGTGACAAGTCGAAAATCTGGGATGCGCATTATGCTGCAAGAGAGAGCGAGTTTTACATCGTGCAGCAGTTGGCGAATCTGGATAAACTACCGCCGCACGGTTTCAAGGTCGCGTTTTTCCCTATTCCGTTCGTTGGTGCTTCGGCCGCGCAAACCCGCGCGGTAGCATTTCTTCAATGA
- a CDS encoding ABC transporter permease — MNTVIKKHGSVGLPWSKGQLILLPAGLWLSVFMVLPLAILLVYSLGSRDDLGQIVLGLNFENYFRFFSGPYLKSLFRSLVLASSTTAICLFLGTLFSMWLAFSVPKARQNFFMTLMVAPLWTSFLLRIYAWMTILRPTGLLTETLHSLGWQNCPVILYTPWAVLLGMVYNYLPFMVLPLYASLEKLDVRLLEAAADLGATPWQSFLKVTLPLSSKGMVAGSIMVFVPALGDYVTPDLLGGAKTMFIGNLIQNQFLTVRDWAFGSAVSTILIVIVSIAIWLYLKYVEPDSAPAHR, encoded by the coding sequence ATGAATACAGTAATCAAGAAGCACGGTTCTGTCGGTTTGCCCTGGAGCAAGGGGCAGTTGATTCTGTTGCCGGCCGGATTGTGGCTTTCTGTGTTTATGGTTTTGCCACTTGCCATTCTTCTTGTATACAGCCTTGGCAGTCGGGATGACCTGGGGCAAATCGTCCTTGGTTTGAACTTCGAGAATTACTTTCGATTTTTTAGCGGTCCTTATCTCAAATCGCTTTTTCGTTCTTTAGTGTTGGCTTCATCTACGACTGCGATTTGCTTATTTCTGGGCACGCTTTTTTCTATGTGGCTGGCATTTTCCGTGCCCAAAGCCAGACAAAATTTTTTCATGACGCTTATGGTGGCACCGCTATGGACGTCTTTTCTGTTGCGTATTTATGCCTGGATGACGATACTTCGGCCCACTGGTTTGCTCACAGAAACTTTGCATTCGCTTGGGTGGCAAAACTGTCCGGTGATTCTATACACACCGTGGGCGGTGCTGTTAGGAATGGTTTATAACTACCTGCCGTTCATGGTGTTGCCACTTTATGCATCACTGGAAAAGCTGGATGTTCGTCTGCTGGAAGCCGCTGCTGACCTTGGTGCTACGCCGTGGCAATCTTTTTTGAAAGTAACACTGCCGCTCTCATCAAAAGGAATGGTGGCAGGCAGCATCATGGTCTTTGTGCCTGCTCTGGGTGATTATGTTACGCCCGATCTTCTAGGTGGTGCCAAAACGATGTTTATAGGCAACCTGATTCAGAATCAATTTCTAACGGTGCGTGATTGGGCTTTTGGTTCGGCTGTTTCCACCATTTTGATAGTCATCGTCAGTATTGCGATCTGGCTCTATTTGAAGTATGTCGAGCCCGATTCCGCCCCTGCACATCGCTGA
- a CDS encoding sulfite exporter TauE/SafE family protein, which produces MHVTIDLVSTVETFLIGLLTGILSGAFGVGGGIFCTPVIRLVLNVSPHVAVGTTMALIIPTAIVGAVNYIKQKQIDLRLAKLLAPSAVLGTVLGAVGTHYVQPVILMILFSIFASVAGLDLALGIGESLTRKKRESNAADYEVAPVVPTHVAIGIGFWAGFLAGFFGVGGGFILVPCLLYTFNISVKAAFGTSLLVIAAVSIPGTLTHASQGHMDFHLALSMVAGAVPGAWLGSLLSLRLKDSFLRRGFGVVMLLMAVMLALKELNII; this is translated from the coding sequence ATACATGTGACAATCGATCTCGTTTCTACCGTTGAAACTTTTCTGATTGGTTTACTTACTGGTATCTTATCTGGTGCTTTTGGAGTCGGCGGCGGCATTTTCTGCACTCCGGTAATACGCCTTGTTCTCAACGTGTCACCACATGTGGCCGTAGGCACGACGATGGCGTTGATTATTCCAACTGCCATTGTCGGTGCCGTCAATTACATCAAACAAAAGCAAATCGATTTGCGTCTGGCGAAGTTGTTAGCTCCTTCGGCGGTGCTGGGAACGGTGCTCGGTGCGGTCGGCACTCACTACGTGCAACCGGTTATTTTGATGATTCTGTTTTCGATTTTTGCCAGTGTTGCAGGTTTAGACCTGGCTCTGGGCATAGGCGAGTCATTGACGCGAAAGAAACGAGAAAGCAATGCTGCCGACTATGAGGTTGCGCCCGTCGTTCCCACTCATGTAGCCATTGGCATTGGCTTCTGGGCGGGTTTTCTGGCGGGGTTCTTCGGGGTCGGAGGCGGCTTTATTCTCGTGCCGTGTCTTCTCTACACGTTCAATATTTCGGTGAAGGCGGCATTCGGAACCTCTTTGCTCGTTATCGCTGCTGTGTCGATTCCGGGGACTTTGACGCATGCCAGTCAGGGGCATATGGATTTTCATCTCGCCCTCTCCATGGTGGCTGGTGCCGTGCCTGGCGCATGGCTTGGCAGCCTGCTTTCTTTGCGATTGAAAGATTCTTTTCTTCGGAGAGGTTTTGGTGTAGTGATGCTGCTTATGGCTGTTATGCTTGCTCTAAAAGAACTGAACATAATTTAG
- the rsmB gene encoding 16S rRNA (cytosine(967)-C(5))-methyltransferase RsmB, whose translation MTTAITGLTSRKVALETLIKVDKQKAYSNLALNAAFKRSQMSERDRAFVTALVQGVMRNKLHLDEVIQSLSRHPLKKLSPSVLNILRLSIFQIEEMSDIPQSAVVNVAVELAKSGGNKGHAPFVNGVLRSYLRHKEKQSEHPEIVEADIDSSEEKLSTDYSVPQWIVRRWIANFGKEEAIALLKFAKSTPPVIVRTCDTAITPEGLETVFENSGIKFHRGQLVDSCFIIDKMKGPPEKQPGYSEGLFSVQDEAAAFAAIVVEPQKGDFIIDLCAAPGGKALQLSEMLDNTGRVIAVDISEPRLNLIKKNRTRLGLKNLETAVADGRQYRTDRLADKVLLDAPCTGTGVINRRADLRYQREELDIEALVELQRELLANASTLVKPGGTLTYSTCSLEPEENFDNIRWFLREFEDFEADDFSHLIPAQIREQCSVTSGPMCKTEAEMNRLCQIQLLPTQHGVSGFFIARMRRKGNQG comes from the coding sequence ATGACCACGGCTATCACAGGTTTGACTTCGAGAAAGGTTGCTCTGGAGACTCTTATCAAAGTCGATAAGCAGAAAGCTTATTCAAATCTTGCACTGAATGCGGCATTCAAGCGCTCACAAATGAGCGAGCGAGATCGCGCTTTCGTTACAGCCCTTGTTCAAGGCGTGATGAGAAACAAGCTGCATCTTGATGAAGTGATTCAATCGCTCTCCAGACATCCTCTCAAGAAACTGTCCCCGTCGGTTTTGAATATTCTCCGTCTTTCCATTTTTCAAATCGAAGAGATGTCAGACATTCCGCAGTCAGCAGTCGTCAACGTAGCAGTTGAGCTGGCTAAATCTGGCGGAAACAAAGGACATGCTCCATTCGTTAACGGAGTTTTGCGCAGCTATCTGCGACACAAAGAAAAACAGTCGGAACATCCAGAGATAGTCGAAGCGGACATTGACAGCAGCGAAGAGAAGCTTTCAACAGATTATTCGGTGCCGCAATGGATAGTCAGACGATGGATAGCAAATTTCGGCAAGGAAGAAGCCATCGCCCTCCTCAAGTTCGCGAAGAGCACTCCGCCTGTAATCGTGAGAACTTGCGATACGGCTATAACCCCGGAAGGACTGGAAACAGTCTTTGAAAACAGTGGTATAAAGTTCCACCGCGGCCAGCTTGTCGACTCATGCTTCATCATAGACAAGATGAAAGGTCCACCAGAAAAACAGCCCGGCTACAGCGAAGGACTGTTCAGCGTACAAGACGAAGCGGCCGCATTTGCAGCGATTGTTGTAGAGCCTCAGAAGGGTGACTTCATTATCGACCTGTGCGCGGCGCCTGGCGGCAAGGCTCTTCAGCTCAGCGAAATGCTGGACAACACGGGCAGAGTAATCGCCGTGGATATAAGCGAACCGCGCTTGAATTTAATCAAGAAGAATCGAACCAGATTGGGTTTGAAAAATCTCGAGACGGCTGTCGCCGATGGAAGACAGTATCGAACCGACCGGCTCGCCGACAAAGTTCTGCTCGACGCACCGTGCACCGGAACCGGTGTCATAAATCGCCGCGCTGATTTACGCTATCAGAGAGAAGAGCTCGATATTGAGGCTCTGGTTGAGTTACAGAGAGAATTGCTGGCCAATGCATCGACGCTGGTAAAGCCCGGCGGCACTCTAACCTACTCGACGTGCTCTCTGGAGCCGGAAGAAAACTTTGATAACATCAGGTGGTTTTTGCGCGAATTTGAAGACTTCGAAGCGGATGACTTTTCCCATTTGATACCAGCACAAATTCGAGAACAATGCTCGGTGACGTCCGGTCCAATGTGCAAAACGGAAGCGGAGATGAACAGGCTCTGCCAGATCCAACTGCTTCCGACACAGCACGGTGTCTCAGGCTTTTTTATTGCTCGCATGAGGAGAAAAGGGAATCAAGGCTAA
- a CDS encoding DUF4330 domain-containing protein codes for MKMAQRKLNPIDSAVVVILLLSATGFGLAKAGHAGVDKVVEGVNKVAIDVCITGVKTKDLDIFKVGDPCSITIRNQPVTPAMKILAVSHTPKQVTFLSPDGKKVLAFPDPANPIANDFLVTVGDEAEKTADGFVIRGNKIKIGNQIDLEGFKYRIQGVVADIKPIQ; via the coding sequence ATGAAAATGGCTCAAAGGAAACTGAACCCAATAGACTCAGCGGTCGTCGTCATTTTGTTGCTCTCAGCGACTGGTTTCGGATTGGCAAAGGCTGGACATGCAGGTGTGGACAAGGTCGTAGAGGGCGTAAATAAAGTCGCCATCGACGTTTGTATAACAGGGGTCAAAACCAAAGACCTGGACATTTTCAAAGTCGGCGATCCATGCTCAATAACTATTCGCAATCAGCCGGTCACGCCTGCGATGAAGATTCTCGCAGTCAGCCATACGCCGAAGCAGGTCACCTTCCTCTCGCCTGACGGCAAGAAAGTACTGGCTTTTCCAGACCCAGCCAACCCGATCGCCAACGATTTTCTTGTCACAGTAGGCGACGAAGCGGAAAAAACAGCTGATGGCTTCGTCATCCGCGGCAACAAAATCAAAATCGGCAATCAAATCGACCTGGAAGGCTTTAAATATCGCATACAGGGCGTCGTTGCAGACATCAAACCGATTCAGTAA
- a CDS encoding adenylate/guanylate cyclase domain-containing protein, protein MNKRSSDFALLKSVCAGMDARFGYFSRARGISPFIVVSKRVLLHASGESKMSSAADEPNPNAKPSALGKLRKRFQSLGNRAMAICAATALVACLLEFFHLPPLHPELSDAEMRLEDHYFLLRNYLWPNGAWRTSAAKDIVLISVDQESARKLGVADAHQWPKAIFASLINKLEEAHAAVIVLDVPLDATTELKADAGSSAATGSAAPQLTGPSLTSAATGLGDIDQADNAALLEELRKAKNVVLTSGIDKTPATTGSMHDQSLVLLRSPGAPFTEAVGEDSGSVGNNVIVADTDGMVRRGTMLFDQLGPSFYKSLALRVAEKKMGARSIVDDRGFVYIRDRLIPTVVRINYAGPPGTYRAIPVWRAVDWEKHAQHGWFESMPSRRDDEPEAADSVVDAQNPFMNKIVLIGMFEPSVPGMSQQHYFYGSSISNFLTPAAPPPTLMNGVEIQANLISNIMQNSFLAEPDQWELLLLIIFGGLLVGRILARCAYRPFLSLSAMALLSVLWLAVSFYAFVSLRVLIPFTVPVIGVAWPATIIVLFDQYFKIKREKAKQTKLFRSLAAKPLANEIERRLLAELGLTGKLMNVTVAACQLHDFSEALDSKSPEAVLQSLNECLGVMMATIGEHGGLVERVWNCGVIGLWGAPIAMDSNAQVEAASKCIVEMRMRLKRLTGNDQSGQKSPFGLTCTINTGDAICGTIDAGSRDSSLVQYGALGPAIDLAMRLDPLNEHYGTTCIVGQTTAQLLAEADVRELDRITIGTRDQSQPIYELLSVDGALSGVHEEAMELFRRGRQCFESGRFREAEQLFTTAAGMMPGDKATSLMLEHCRTVLSKSEAKQT, encoded by the coding sequence GTGAATAAAAGAAGTTCGGATTTTGCACTTCTCAAATCAGTCTGCGCCGGAATGGATGCACGATTTGGGTATTTTTCACGGGCGCGTGGAATATCACCATTTATAGTCGTTTCCAAACGTGTGCTCTTGCACGCCTCAGGCGAGTCGAAAATGAGTTCAGCAGCGGATGAACCAAATCCTAATGCGAAGCCGTCGGCGCTCGGCAAGCTCCGCAAACGCTTTCAGAGTCTTGGCAATCGGGCTATGGCAATTTGTGCTGCAACAGCGCTGGTTGCATGCTTGCTGGAGTTTTTTCATCTACCGCCTCTGCATCCCGAGTTATCGGACGCGGAAATGCGTCTGGAAGATCACTATTTTTTGCTGCGCAATTATCTGTGGCCTAATGGTGCATGGCGAACGTCGGCTGCTAAGGACATAGTCCTTATTTCTGTGGATCAAGAGTCGGCAAGAAAATTGGGTGTGGCAGATGCGCATCAATGGCCGAAAGCGATCTTTGCGAGTTTGATCAATAAACTCGAGGAAGCCCATGCTGCTGTGATTGTTCTGGATGTGCCACTCGATGCAACGACCGAGCTCAAGGCAGATGCTGGTTCTTCAGCTGCTACGGGGTCTGCGGCGCCACAGTTGACAGGTCCATCGTTAACTTCCGCTGCCACCGGCCTCGGTGACATAGACCAGGCCGATAACGCTGCTTTACTGGAAGAGTTGCGTAAAGCTAAAAATGTGGTGCTCACTTCCGGTATCGATAAAACTCCAGCGACCACAGGCTCGATGCACGATCAATCTCTGGTTCTCCTGCGTTCTCCGGGTGCACCTTTTACAGAAGCGGTCGGCGAAGACTCCGGTTCGGTCGGTAATAACGTCATAGTCGCCGACACAGATGGAATGGTTCGTCGCGGCACAATGTTGTTTGATCAGCTCGGACCATCATTCTATAAATCACTGGCTTTGCGCGTAGCCGAGAAAAAGATGGGCGCACGTTCCATCGTTGATGATAGGGGCTTTGTCTATATTCGTGATCGATTGATACCAACAGTCGTGCGCATCAATTATGCCGGACCACCAGGTACGTATCGAGCTATACCTGTCTGGCGCGCCGTCGACTGGGAGAAACATGCTCAACACGGTTGGTTTGAGAGCATGCCCAGCCGTCGCGACGATGAGCCGGAAGCTGCTGACTCTGTTGTCGACGCCCAGAATCCGTTCATGAATAAAATTGTTCTGATCGGCATGTTCGAGCCTTCTGTGCCGGGAATGAGCCAACAGCATTATTTTTACGGCAGTTCTATTTCCAATTTTTTGACTCCGGCGGCTCCGCCTCCAACGCTTATGAATGGCGTGGAAATCCAGGCCAATCTGATTTCCAATATTATGCAGAACAGTTTCCTGGCTGAACCGGATCAGTGGGAACTGCTTCTTCTCATAATTTTCGGCGGGCTTCTAGTGGGCAGAATACTGGCGCGTTGTGCGTATCGTCCCTTCCTCAGCCTTTCGGCGATGGCGCTGCTTTCGGTACTCTGGTTGGCGGTATCTTTCTATGCTTTTGTTTCGTTGCGGGTTTTGATACCGTTTACGGTGCCTGTAATCGGAGTGGCATGGCCGGCGACGATCATCGTATTGTTTGATCAGTATTTTAAGATCAAGCGCGAGAAGGCAAAACAGACAAAGCTTTTCCGCTCTCTAGCGGCTAAACCACTGGCTAATGAAATCGAACGCCGTTTGTTGGCTGAACTTGGATTGACCGGTAAATTGATGAATGTCACAGTGGCGGCGTGCCAGCTTCATGATTTTTCAGAGGCACTGGACAGCAAGTCTCCTGAAGCAGTTTTGCAAAGCCTCAACGAGTGTCTGGGCGTAATGATGGCGACAATTGGAGAGCATGGTGGATTAGTCGAGAGGGTCTGGAATTGCGGCGTCATCGGGCTGTGGGGAGCCCCTATCGCTATGGATAGTAATGCGCAGGTTGAAGCAGCCTCAAAATGTATCGTTGAAATGAGAATGCGTCTTAAACGGCTGACTGGTAATGATCAGAGCGGTCAAAAATCTCCGTTCGGTTTGACTTGTACCATTAATACGGGAGATGCTATTTGCGGCACAATCGATGCCGGCTCACGCGATTCTTCTCTAGTGCAGTACGGAGCTCTTGGACCAGCAATAGATCTGGCCATGCGTTTAGATCCTTTGAACGAACACTACGGAACCACCTGCATTGTCGGGCAGACTACGGCTCAGTTGTTAGCGGAAGCTGACGTCAGGGAGCTGGATCGCATTACCATCGGCACCAGAGATCAGAGTCAGCCGATTTACGAACTTCTGTCTGTTGATGGTGCTCTCTCCGGCGTGCATGAAGAAGCGATGGAGCTTTTCAGGCGCGGCAGACAGTGTTTCGAAAGTGGACGTTTTAGAGAGGCTGAGCAACTTTTCACGACTGCAGCAGGAATGATGCCGGGTGACAAAGCTACCTCCCTGATGCTGGAACACTGTCGTACAGTGCTTTCCAAGTCAGAAGCAAAACAGACCTGA
- a CDS encoding ABC transporter permease — MPVMKEFEHKRILSTTDKGTVAIYRVRFSKRIVFGSMVLALIAAIAILAPRLAPITYEYSPLAVHLNQINLPPNSPGHLFGTDYLGRDVFAETIWGSRASLIVGLCAALIAVSFGSIWGSLSAFAGGIVDTIMMRTVDGLLSIPSIILLLALNSLLSAPSIVATLPQPVLSFLHITSYSFGDLPIVTVVTVISATTWLEAARISRAKITSVKSEEYIEAASALGMSTQRMLFRHLLPNAASVLMVEATLLVSDAVLMESGLSFLGLGLGPANPSWGSMLTAAQISLTQGNWWAVFIPGLLITLTVGSVNLIGEGWLEMLGRRHPAA; from the coding sequence ATGCCGGTAATGAAGGAGTTTGAACATAAGCGCATTTTGTCGACAACCGACAAAGGCACCGTCGCCATCTATCGGGTGCGCTTCAGCAAGAGAATAGTCTTCGGTTCAATGGTTCTGGCTCTCATTGCTGCCATAGCCATTCTTGCGCCTCGGCTGGCTCCAATCACTTACGAATATTCACCGCTGGCTGTACACCTCAATCAGATCAACCTGCCACCAAACTCACCCGGGCACTTATTCGGTACAGACTATCTTGGTCGCGACGTATTTGCCGAGACAATCTGGGGTAGCCGCGCTTCCTTGATAGTGGGGCTATGCGCGGCGCTGATTGCAGTTTCATTCGGAAGCATCTGGGGCTCCTTGAGCGCTTTTGCAGGCGGCATCGTCGACACGATAATGATGCGCACAGTGGATGGACTCTTATCCATTCCGAGCATAATTCTCTTACTGGCTCTAAACTCGCTTCTGTCGGCTCCAAGCATCGTGGCCACGCTTCCGCAGCCTGTGCTCTCCTTTCTGCACATCACCAGCTACAGCTTTGGAGATCTGCCCATAGTGACCGTGGTGACAGTAATCAGTGCCACGACCTGGCTGGAAGCAGCACGTATATCCAGAGCCAAGATTACAAGTGTAAAGTCGGAAGAGTATATAGAAGCAGCATCGGCACTGGGAATGAGCACACAGAGAATGCTGTTCCGCCACCTTCTCCCTAATGCCGCCTCTGTGCTGATGGTGGAGGCAACTCTTCTGGTTTCAGATGCGGTGCTAATGGAGTCGGGCTTGAGCTTCCTCGGTCTGGGACTTGGACCGGCCAATCCCAGTTGGGGCAGCATGCTGACTGCAGCACAGATAAGTCTGACTCAGGGAAACTGGTGGGCTGTATTCATTCCAGGACTTTTGATCACCCTGACGGTCGGGTCGGTTAACTTAATTGGCGAAGGATGGCTTGAAATGCTGGGTCGGCGACACCCGGCGGCATAA
- a CDS encoding methionyl-tRNA formyltransferase, giving the protein MKNLRVIFLGTPDFAVPTLQQLIDFPHTDVVAVVTQPDRPSGRGNKMHAPPTKVLAEQHNIKVFQPAKLSKSPEIVQAMRDLQPDLIVMVAFGQILKKEVLNMPPKGVINVHASLLPKLRGAAPLNWSIINGDTTAGVTTMFTEAGVDNGPMLLKKETHIDDEMNAEQLARILAVDGAYLLIETIQKLLDGTLVAERQDDSQATLAPMLDKELGRVKWSNSAKNIHNLVRGIVPWPGAFTIFNNAPLKIWKTKAAENSETKMPVGSIVKSGDKILVACGSGDERLELLEVQPPSKAKMQAKDWANGAHLKSGDMFHSELIEELTSAGETQR; this is encoded by the coding sequence ATAAAGAACTTGCGCGTTATTTTTCTCGGCACACCTGACTTCGCAGTCCCAACTCTGCAGCAACTTATCGACTTCCCGCACACCGATGTAGTTGCGGTTGTCACTCAACCCGACCGTCCATCAGGACGCGGCAACAAAATGCATGCACCGCCAACCAAAGTGCTCGCCGAGCAGCACAACATCAAAGTTTTTCAACCGGCAAAGCTTTCCAAATCACCAGAAATCGTACAAGCCATGCGAGACCTGCAGCCAGACTTGATCGTTATGGTGGCATTTGGTCAGATTTTGAAAAAAGAAGTATTGAACATGCCGCCCAAAGGCGTGATCAACGTACACGCCTCACTTCTTCCTAAGCTGCGCGGTGCGGCTCCGCTGAACTGGTCGATCATCAACGGCGACACCACTGCCGGTGTCACTACGATGTTCACAGAAGCCGGTGTCGACAATGGACCAATGCTGCTCAAGAAGGAAACACATATTGACGACGAGATGAACGCCGAGCAACTGGCCAGAATACTGGCAGTCGATGGCGCCTACTTGCTCATCGAAACCATACAAAAGCTGCTCGACGGCACGCTCGTTGCCGAGCGGCAAGATGATTCGCAGGCGACCCTGGCACCTATGCTCGACAAAGAGTTGGGAAGAGTAAAGTGGAGCAACTCCGCAAAAAACATCCACAATCTCGTGCGCGGCATTGTTCCATGGCCGGGTGCTTTCACTATCTTCAATAATGCACCGCTCAAAATCTGGAAAACCAAGGCGGCAGAAAATTCTGAAACGAAAATGCCAGTTGGCTCGATTGTCAAATCAGGAGACAAAATTCTCGTCGCCTGTGGCTCCGGTGATGAGAGACTGGAGCTACTGGAAGTGCAGCCCCCCAGCAAAGCAAAGATGCAGGCAAAAGATTGGGCCAACGGCGCGCATCTGAAAAGCGGAGATATGTTTCATAGTGAATTGATTGAAGAACTTACCAGCGCCGGAGAAACACAGCGATGA
- a CDS encoding ABC transporter permease yields the protein MLVLVLKRCLGSLPLLFLLSLVSFCIIKVLPGDPVEIMLGSAEKDVPAEQVALMRKELGLDQPPVKQYTAWLTGVLTRAEFGRSYRDGRPAIAVIKERLPATLVLVGTALTISFTIGIVWGLIMAWLRLTRFARIDSALIGLALVFYSAPSFWVGFLAIALVASYGPLSAVPVLGLHAPGQVGTLLALFGHAILPALVLASRRTAKVALFVRASTIEEMNKGYVTTARSKGLSNAAVIIRHVMKNSFMPVASLIGLSLPALLGGSVLVESVFAWPGMGRLAVDATFGRNYPVLLALIMIYGALVIASNLIADIVHLYLDPRARESELSRSQLARGNA from the coding sequence TTGCTGGTTTTGGTGTTGAAGCGCTGCTTGGGCTCGTTGCCTCTGCTGTTCCTGCTTTCGCTGGTTTCCTTCTGCATTATCAAAGTGTTACCGGGAGACCCTGTCGAAATCATGCTTGGTTCCGCTGAAAAGGATGTTCCCGCCGAGCAAGTAGCACTTATGCGCAAAGAGTTGGGTCTGGACCAGCCGCCCGTAAAGCAATACACCGCCTGGCTGACCGGGGTCTTGACCAGGGCGGAATTTGGACGCTCTTACCGTGACGGCCGCCCCGCCATCGCCGTCATAAAGGAACGGCTACCAGCAACTCTGGTTCTGGTCGGAACAGCACTGACAATTTCATTTACAATCGGCATCGTTTGGGGGCTGATCATGGCCTGGTTGCGCTTGACCAGGTTTGCCCGTATCGATTCCGCATTGATCGGGCTCGCCCTGGTCTTCTATTCAGCGCCCAGCTTCTGGGTCGGCTTTCTGGCTATTGCACTGGTAGCAAGCTACGGTCCACTCTCCGCAGTGCCGGTACTTGGATTGCATGCGCCAGGGCAGGTAGGCACGCTGCTGGCACTCTTCGGGCACGCAATCTTACCGGCACTGGTTCTGGCCAGCCGTCGAACCGCAAAAGTAGCACTTTTTGTACGCGCTTCAACAATCGAGGAAATGAACAAAGGCTACGTCACAACGGCTCGCAGCAAGGGTCTGAGCAACGCCGCGGTGATTATTCGACATGTCATGAAAAACAGTTTCATGCCGGTTGCCAGCCTGATTGGCTTGTCTCTGCCGGCTCTCCTGGGCGGGTCTGTTCTCGTCGAATCGGTTTTTGCCTGGCCGGGCATGGGAAGACTGGCGGTTGACGCCACCTTCGGCAGAAACTATCCAGTGCTGCTGGCTCTGATCATGATCTATGGAGCACTGGTAATAGCATCCAATCTCATTGCAGACATCGTGCATCTCTATCTTGACCCGCGCGCACGAGAATCCGAGTTGAGTCGCTCCCAACTGGCTAGAGGTAATGCCTGA